One window of Pelobates fuscus isolate aPelFus1 chromosome 9, aPelFus1.pri, whole genome shotgun sequence genomic DNA carries:
- the LOC134572213 gene encoding ras-related GTP-binding protein A, with the protein MKKKVLLMGKSGSGKTSMRSIIFANYIARDTRRLGATIDVEHSHVRFLGNLVLNLWDCGGQDTFMENYFTSQRDNIFRNVEVLIYVFDVESRELEKDMHYYQSCLEAILQNSPDAKVFCLVHKMDLVQEDQRDLIFKEREDDLRRLSRPLDCACFRTSIWDETLYKAWSSIVYQLIPNVQQLESNLRSFAQIIEADEVLLFERATFLVISHYQCREQRDIHRFEKISNIIKQFKLSCSKLAASFQSMEVRNSNFAAFIDIFTSNTYVMVVMSDPSIPSAATLINIRNARKHFEKLERVDGPKHSLLMR; encoded by the exons ATGAAGAAGAAG GTGTTGTTAATGGGAAAAAGTGGATCTGGGAAGACCAGTATGAGATCCATAATCTTTGCAAACTACATTGCCAGAGATACACGTCGGCTGGGAGCAACTA TTGATGTTGAGCATTCACATGTGCGATTTTTGGGGAATCTGGTGCTGAACTTATGGGATTGTGGTGG TCAGGACACATTCATGGAGAACTACTTCACGAGTCAACGTGATAACATCTTTCGCAATGTAGAGGTCTTGATCTATGTGTTTGATGTGGAGAGCAGGGAGCTGGAAAAGGACATGCACTACTATCAGTCCTGTTTGGAAGCCATCCTTCAAAACTCTCCTGATGCCAAAGTGTTTTGTCTTGTGCACAAAATGGATCTTGTGCAGGAGGATCAGCGGGATCTG ATTTTTAAGGAGCGGGAGGATGATCTAAGGCGTCTATCCCGACCTTTAGACTGTGCTTGCTTTAGGACATCTATTTGGGATGAGACATTGTACAAG GCTTGGTCCAGCATAGTTTATCAGCTCATTCCAAATGTGCAGCAGCTAGAATCAAACCTGCGGAGCTTTGCTCAGATCATTGAGGCGGATGAAGTGCTCTTGTTTGAAAGAGCAACATTTCTG gttATATCCCATTATCAGTGCAGGGAACAGAGGGATATCCACAGATTCGAAAAGATCAGCAATATCATTAAACAGTTCAAActgagctgcag TAAACTGGCTGCTTCATTCCAGAGTATGGAGGTTCGAAATTCCAACTTTGCTGCCTTCATAGACATCTTCACATCCAACACTTATGTTATGGTTGTGATGTCTGATCCTTCTATCC CTTCTGCTGCAACGCTCATCAATATCCGCAATGCCCGGAAACATTTTGAGAAGCTGGAACGTGTGGATGGTCCAAAACACAGCCTTCTGATGCGCTGA